A window of the Brassica napus cultivar Da-Ae chromosome C5, Da-Ae, whole genome shotgun sequence genome harbors these coding sequences:
- the LOC106401130 gene encoding MA3 DOMAIN-CONTAINING TRANSLATION REGULATORY FACTOR 2-like isoform X1 — MRLECQENAKLVLKDNPKLRNWRDSMESNNQQQHQQLVASKTDPLSISQLNISSSSSSPLPQVNMAEELLKSHRHSLSPNEGLPSKEAWEESLGVVDDDDSTDPNYDTIEGNNGHSDPTSFDADLCEYKKKATIIVEEYFSTNDVVSVANELKELGMAEYRYYFVKKLVSMAMDRHDKEKEMAAFLLSTLYADVIDPPEVYRGFNKLVTSADDLSVDIPDAVDVLAVFVARAIVDDILPPAFLKKQMNLLPDDSKGVEVLRKAEKSYLAAPLHAEVVEKRWGGADNWTAEDVKGRINELLKEYVMSGDKKEAFRCIKGLKVPFFHHEIVKRALIMAMERRKAQEKLLELLKEATEVGLINSTQVTKGFSRIIDLIEDLSLDIPEARSVLQCFISKAASEGWLCASSLKTLSADSGEKLLENSKASVFKDKVKSIVREYFLSGDALEVVHCLETELGACSSQLRAIFVKYLITLAMDRKKREKEMACVLLSSLDFPAKDVRKAFSMLIESADDTALDNPVVVEDLAMFLARAVVDEVLAPRDLDELLSQPGSSVGEKVIQTAKTLLKARLSGERILRCWGGGGVETNSPGCTASEVKEKIQVLLEEYVSGGELGEACRCVKELGMPFFHHEVVKKSVVRIIEEQEKKERVWKLLKVCFESGLVTIYQMTKGFKRVGESVEDLCLDVPDAWEKFKSCVERAKVEGFLDESFAFEEEAQGVKDKGSSSSAAT, encoded by the exons ATGCGATTGGAATG TCAGGAGAATGCAAAACTAGTCTTAAAAGACAATCCAAAGTTGAGGAATTGGAGGGATTCAATGGAGTCCAACAACCAGCAGCAGCATCAACAACTTGTAGCCTCTAAAACGGATCCTCTCTCCATTTCTCAATTGaacatatcttcttcttcttcttcgccatTGCCTCAGGTCAACATGGCGGAGGAACTTTTAAAGAGTCATAGACATTCTCTTTCTCCTAATGAAGGCCTCCCCTCAAAAG AAGCTTGGGAAGAGTCTCTTGGCGTTGTAGATGATGACGACTCTACCGACCCAAACTATGACACCATCGAG GGCAACAATGGACATTCAGATCCAACAAGCTTCGATGCAGATTTATGCGAGTACAAGAAAAAAGCCACGATCATCGTCGAGGAATACTTCAGCACCAACGATGTTGTCTCAGTTGCTAACGAGCTCAAAGAGCTTGGAATGGCCGAGTACCGTTACTACTTCGTCAAGAAGCTAGTCTCCATGGCCATGGACAGGCACGACAAGGAGAAAGAAATGGCTGCGTTTCTCTTGTCCACCCTCTACGCCGATGTCATCGACCCTCCAGAGGTTTACAGAGGCTTCAACAAGCTGGTCACTTCCGCAGACGATCTCTCCGTAGACATCCCAGACGCTGTCGATGTTCTTGCTGTCTTTGTGGCTCGTGCCATCGTCGACGACATCCTCCCTCCTGCGTTTCTCAAGAAGCAGATGAACTTGCTCCCTGACGACTCCAAAGGTGTGGAGGTGTTGAGGAAGGCTGAGAAGAGCTATCTAGCGGCTCCGCTTCATGCGGAAGTCGTTGAGAAGAGATGGGGAGGGGCTGATAACTGGACGGCTGAGGACGTGAAAGGGAGGATCAACGAGCTGTTGAAAGAGTATGTGATGAGCGGAGACAAGAAGGAGGCTTTCAGATGCATCAAAGGGTTGAAAGTCCCTTTCTTCCATCACGAGATTGTCAAAAGAGCGCTGATCATGGCCATGGAGAGGCGCAAGGCGCAAGAGAAGCTGTTAGAGTTGCTGAAAGAAGCGACTGAGGTTGGTTTGATAAACTCCACTCAGGTGACTAAAGGGTTTAGCAGAATCATTGATCTGATTGAAGATTTGTCTCTTGACATACCTGAGGCGCGTAGTGTGTTACAGTGTTTTATCTCAAAGGCTGCTTCTGAAGGATGGTTGTGTGCTTCTTCTCTCAAAACGCTCTCCGCTGATTCAGGTGAGAAGTTACTTGAAAACTCCAAGGCTAGTGTGTTTAAAGACAAGGTTAAGTCGATTGTCCGAGAATATTTCCTGTCGGGTGACGCTTTGGAGGTTGTGCATTGTCTTGAAACCGAGCTGGGTGCGTGTTCGAGTCAGCTGCGTGCGATCTTTGTAAAGTATCTGATAACTCTAGCGATGGataggaagaagagagagaaagagatggcTTGTGTTCTTCTCTCGTCTCTTGACTTCCCTGCCAAAGACGTCAGAAAAGCATTCTCGATGCTGATTGAATCTGCCGACGACACTGCTTTAGACAACCCGGTGGTGGTTGAAGACCTGGCCATGTTCTTAGCCAGAGCTGTGGTTGACGAGGTGTTAGCTCCACGTGATTTGGACGAGCTCTTGAGCCAGCCAGGCTCAAGCGTGGGGGAGAAAGTGATTCAGACGGCGAAGACGTTGCTGAAAGCGCGTTTGTCCGGTGAAAGGATCTTGCGTTGCTGGGGAGGAGGAGGGGTTGAAACAAACTCTCCGGGGTGCACTGCGAGCGAAGTGAAGGAGAAGATTCAGGTGCTTCTTGAAGAGTATGTATCTGGTGGAGAGTTGGGAGAAGCTTGCAGGTGCGTGAAGGAGCTTGGGATGCCGTTTTTCCACCACGAGGTTGTGAAGAAGTCGGTGGTGAGGATCATAGAGGAGCAGGAGAAGAAGGAGAGGGTGTGGAAGCTGCTGAAAGTGTGTTTTGAGTCGGGGCTGGTGACGATTTATCAGATGACAAAGGGGTTTAAGAGGGTGGGCGAGTCGGTTGAGGATCTGTGTTTGGATGTCCCTGATGCTTGGGAGAAGTTTAAAAGTTGCGTGGAGAGAGCCAAGGTTGAAGGGTTCTTGGACGAATCGTTTGCTTTTGAGGAGGAAGCACAAGGTGTGAAAGACAAGGGCTCGTCTTCGTCTGCAGCAACCTGA
- the LOC106401130 gene encoding MA3 DOMAIN-CONTAINING TRANSLATION REGULATORY FACTOR 2-like isoform X2: MRLECQENAKLVLKDNPKLRNWRDSMESNNQQQHQQLVASKTDPLSISQLNISSSSSSPLPQVNMAEELLKSHRHSLSPNEGLPSKAWEESLGVVDDDDSTDPNYDTIEGNNGHSDPTSFDADLCEYKKKATIIVEEYFSTNDVVSVANELKELGMAEYRYYFVKKLVSMAMDRHDKEKEMAAFLLSTLYADVIDPPEVYRGFNKLVTSADDLSVDIPDAVDVLAVFVARAIVDDILPPAFLKKQMNLLPDDSKGVEVLRKAEKSYLAAPLHAEVVEKRWGGADNWTAEDVKGRINELLKEYVMSGDKKEAFRCIKGLKVPFFHHEIVKRALIMAMERRKAQEKLLELLKEATEVGLINSTQVTKGFSRIIDLIEDLSLDIPEARSVLQCFISKAASEGWLCASSLKTLSADSGEKLLENSKASVFKDKVKSIVREYFLSGDALEVVHCLETELGACSSQLRAIFVKYLITLAMDRKKREKEMACVLLSSLDFPAKDVRKAFSMLIESADDTALDNPVVVEDLAMFLARAVVDEVLAPRDLDELLSQPGSSVGEKVIQTAKTLLKARLSGERILRCWGGGGVETNSPGCTASEVKEKIQVLLEEYVSGGELGEACRCVKELGMPFFHHEVVKKSVVRIIEEQEKKERVWKLLKVCFESGLVTIYQMTKGFKRVGESVEDLCLDVPDAWEKFKSCVERAKVEGFLDESFAFEEEAQGVKDKGSSSSAAT; the protein is encoded by the exons ATGCGATTGGAATG TCAGGAGAATGCAAAACTAGTCTTAAAAGACAATCCAAAGTTGAGGAATTGGAGGGATTCAATGGAGTCCAACAACCAGCAGCAGCATCAACAACTTGTAGCCTCTAAAACGGATCCTCTCTCCATTTCTCAATTGaacatatcttcttcttcttcttcgccatTGCCTCAGGTCAACATGGCGGAGGAACTTTTAAAGAGTCATAGACATTCTCTTTCTCCTAATGAAGGCCTCCCCTCAAAAG CTTGGGAAGAGTCTCTTGGCGTTGTAGATGATGACGACTCTACCGACCCAAACTATGACACCATCGAG GGCAACAATGGACATTCAGATCCAACAAGCTTCGATGCAGATTTATGCGAGTACAAGAAAAAAGCCACGATCATCGTCGAGGAATACTTCAGCACCAACGATGTTGTCTCAGTTGCTAACGAGCTCAAAGAGCTTGGAATGGCCGAGTACCGTTACTACTTCGTCAAGAAGCTAGTCTCCATGGCCATGGACAGGCACGACAAGGAGAAAGAAATGGCTGCGTTTCTCTTGTCCACCCTCTACGCCGATGTCATCGACCCTCCAGAGGTTTACAGAGGCTTCAACAAGCTGGTCACTTCCGCAGACGATCTCTCCGTAGACATCCCAGACGCTGTCGATGTTCTTGCTGTCTTTGTGGCTCGTGCCATCGTCGACGACATCCTCCCTCCTGCGTTTCTCAAGAAGCAGATGAACTTGCTCCCTGACGACTCCAAAGGTGTGGAGGTGTTGAGGAAGGCTGAGAAGAGCTATCTAGCGGCTCCGCTTCATGCGGAAGTCGTTGAGAAGAGATGGGGAGGGGCTGATAACTGGACGGCTGAGGACGTGAAAGGGAGGATCAACGAGCTGTTGAAAGAGTATGTGATGAGCGGAGACAAGAAGGAGGCTTTCAGATGCATCAAAGGGTTGAAAGTCCCTTTCTTCCATCACGAGATTGTCAAAAGAGCGCTGATCATGGCCATGGAGAGGCGCAAGGCGCAAGAGAAGCTGTTAGAGTTGCTGAAAGAAGCGACTGAGGTTGGTTTGATAAACTCCACTCAGGTGACTAAAGGGTTTAGCAGAATCATTGATCTGATTGAAGATTTGTCTCTTGACATACCTGAGGCGCGTAGTGTGTTACAGTGTTTTATCTCAAAGGCTGCTTCTGAAGGATGGTTGTGTGCTTCTTCTCTCAAAACGCTCTCCGCTGATTCAGGTGAGAAGTTACTTGAAAACTCCAAGGCTAGTGTGTTTAAAGACAAGGTTAAGTCGATTGTCCGAGAATATTTCCTGTCGGGTGACGCTTTGGAGGTTGTGCATTGTCTTGAAACCGAGCTGGGTGCGTGTTCGAGTCAGCTGCGTGCGATCTTTGTAAAGTATCTGATAACTCTAGCGATGGataggaagaagagagagaaagagatggcTTGTGTTCTTCTCTCGTCTCTTGACTTCCCTGCCAAAGACGTCAGAAAAGCATTCTCGATGCTGATTGAATCTGCCGACGACACTGCTTTAGACAACCCGGTGGTGGTTGAAGACCTGGCCATGTTCTTAGCCAGAGCTGTGGTTGACGAGGTGTTAGCTCCACGTGATTTGGACGAGCTCTTGAGCCAGCCAGGCTCAAGCGTGGGGGAGAAAGTGATTCAGACGGCGAAGACGTTGCTGAAAGCGCGTTTGTCCGGTGAAAGGATCTTGCGTTGCTGGGGAGGAGGAGGGGTTGAAACAAACTCTCCGGGGTGCACTGCGAGCGAAGTGAAGGAGAAGATTCAGGTGCTTCTTGAAGAGTATGTATCTGGTGGAGAGTTGGGAGAAGCTTGCAGGTGCGTGAAGGAGCTTGGGATGCCGTTTTTCCACCACGAGGTTGTGAAGAAGTCGGTGGTGAGGATCATAGAGGAGCAGGAGAAGAAGGAGAGGGTGTGGAAGCTGCTGAAAGTGTGTTTTGAGTCGGGGCTGGTGACGATTTATCAGATGACAAAGGGGTTTAAGAGGGTGGGCGAGTCGGTTGAGGATCTGTGTTTGGATGTCCCTGATGCTTGGGAGAAGTTTAAAAGTTGCGTGGAGAGAGCCAAGGTTGAAGGGTTCTTGGACGAATCGTTTGCTTTTGAGGAGGAAGCACAAGGTGTGAAAGACAAGGGCTCGTCTTCGTCTGCAGCAACCTGA
- the LOC106401130 gene encoding MA3 DOMAIN-CONTAINING TRANSLATION REGULATORY FACTOR 2-like isoform X4, whose amino-acid sequence MESNNQQQHQQLVASKTDPLSISQLNISSSSSSPLPQVNMAEELLKSHRHSLSPNEGLPSKAWEESLGVVDDDDSTDPNYDTIEGNNGHSDPTSFDADLCEYKKKATIIVEEYFSTNDVVSVANELKELGMAEYRYYFVKKLVSMAMDRHDKEKEMAAFLLSTLYADVIDPPEVYRGFNKLVTSADDLSVDIPDAVDVLAVFVARAIVDDILPPAFLKKQMNLLPDDSKGVEVLRKAEKSYLAAPLHAEVVEKRWGGADNWTAEDVKGRINELLKEYVMSGDKKEAFRCIKGLKVPFFHHEIVKRALIMAMERRKAQEKLLELLKEATEVGLINSTQVTKGFSRIIDLIEDLSLDIPEARSVLQCFISKAASEGWLCASSLKTLSADSGEKLLENSKASVFKDKVKSIVREYFLSGDALEVVHCLETELGACSSQLRAIFVKYLITLAMDRKKREKEMACVLLSSLDFPAKDVRKAFSMLIESADDTALDNPVVVEDLAMFLARAVVDEVLAPRDLDELLSQPGSSVGEKVIQTAKTLLKARLSGERILRCWGGGGVETNSPGCTASEVKEKIQVLLEEYVSGGELGEACRCVKELGMPFFHHEVVKKSVVRIIEEQEKKERVWKLLKVCFESGLVTIYQMTKGFKRVGESVEDLCLDVPDAWEKFKSCVERAKVEGFLDESFAFEEEAQGVKDKGSSSSAAT is encoded by the exons ATGGAGTCCAACAACCAGCAGCAGCATCAACAACTTGTAGCCTCTAAAACGGATCCTCTCTCCATTTCTCAATTGaacatatcttcttcttcttcttcgccatTGCCTCAGGTCAACATGGCGGAGGAACTTTTAAAGAGTCATAGACATTCTCTTTCTCCTAATGAAGGCCTCCCCTCAAAAG CTTGGGAAGAGTCTCTTGGCGTTGTAGATGATGACGACTCTACCGACCCAAACTATGACACCATCGAG GGCAACAATGGACATTCAGATCCAACAAGCTTCGATGCAGATTTATGCGAGTACAAGAAAAAAGCCACGATCATCGTCGAGGAATACTTCAGCACCAACGATGTTGTCTCAGTTGCTAACGAGCTCAAAGAGCTTGGAATGGCCGAGTACCGTTACTACTTCGTCAAGAAGCTAGTCTCCATGGCCATGGACAGGCACGACAAGGAGAAAGAAATGGCTGCGTTTCTCTTGTCCACCCTCTACGCCGATGTCATCGACCCTCCAGAGGTTTACAGAGGCTTCAACAAGCTGGTCACTTCCGCAGACGATCTCTCCGTAGACATCCCAGACGCTGTCGATGTTCTTGCTGTCTTTGTGGCTCGTGCCATCGTCGACGACATCCTCCCTCCTGCGTTTCTCAAGAAGCAGATGAACTTGCTCCCTGACGACTCCAAAGGTGTGGAGGTGTTGAGGAAGGCTGAGAAGAGCTATCTAGCGGCTCCGCTTCATGCGGAAGTCGTTGAGAAGAGATGGGGAGGGGCTGATAACTGGACGGCTGAGGACGTGAAAGGGAGGATCAACGAGCTGTTGAAAGAGTATGTGATGAGCGGAGACAAGAAGGAGGCTTTCAGATGCATCAAAGGGTTGAAAGTCCCTTTCTTCCATCACGAGATTGTCAAAAGAGCGCTGATCATGGCCATGGAGAGGCGCAAGGCGCAAGAGAAGCTGTTAGAGTTGCTGAAAGAAGCGACTGAGGTTGGTTTGATAAACTCCACTCAGGTGACTAAAGGGTTTAGCAGAATCATTGATCTGATTGAAGATTTGTCTCTTGACATACCTGAGGCGCGTAGTGTGTTACAGTGTTTTATCTCAAAGGCTGCTTCTGAAGGATGGTTGTGTGCTTCTTCTCTCAAAACGCTCTCCGCTGATTCAGGTGAGAAGTTACTTGAAAACTCCAAGGCTAGTGTGTTTAAAGACAAGGTTAAGTCGATTGTCCGAGAATATTTCCTGTCGGGTGACGCTTTGGAGGTTGTGCATTGTCTTGAAACCGAGCTGGGTGCGTGTTCGAGTCAGCTGCGTGCGATCTTTGTAAAGTATCTGATAACTCTAGCGATGGataggaagaagagagagaaagagatggcTTGTGTTCTTCTCTCGTCTCTTGACTTCCCTGCCAAAGACGTCAGAAAAGCATTCTCGATGCTGATTGAATCTGCCGACGACACTGCTTTAGACAACCCGGTGGTGGTTGAAGACCTGGCCATGTTCTTAGCCAGAGCTGTGGTTGACGAGGTGTTAGCTCCACGTGATTTGGACGAGCTCTTGAGCCAGCCAGGCTCAAGCGTGGGGGAGAAAGTGATTCAGACGGCGAAGACGTTGCTGAAAGCGCGTTTGTCCGGTGAAAGGATCTTGCGTTGCTGGGGAGGAGGAGGGGTTGAAACAAACTCTCCGGGGTGCACTGCGAGCGAAGTGAAGGAGAAGATTCAGGTGCTTCTTGAAGAGTATGTATCTGGTGGAGAGTTGGGAGAAGCTTGCAGGTGCGTGAAGGAGCTTGGGATGCCGTTTTTCCACCACGAGGTTGTGAAGAAGTCGGTGGTGAGGATCATAGAGGAGCAGGAGAAGAAGGAGAGGGTGTGGAAGCTGCTGAAAGTGTGTTTTGAGTCGGGGCTGGTGACGATTTATCAGATGACAAAGGGGTTTAAGAGGGTGGGCGAGTCGGTTGAGGATCTGTGTTTGGATGTCCCTGATGCTTGGGAGAAGTTTAAAAGTTGCGTGGAGAGAGCCAAGGTTGAAGGGTTCTTGGACGAATCGTTTGCTTTTGAGGAGGAAGCACAAGGTGTGAAAGACAAGGGCTCGTCTTCGTCTGCAGCAACCTGA
- the LOC106401130 gene encoding MA3 DOMAIN-CONTAINING TRANSLATION REGULATORY FACTOR 2-like isoform X3 produces MESNNQQQHQQLVASKTDPLSISQLNISSSSSSPLPQVNMAEELLKSHRHSLSPNEGLPSKEAWEESLGVVDDDDSTDPNYDTIEGNNGHSDPTSFDADLCEYKKKATIIVEEYFSTNDVVSVANELKELGMAEYRYYFVKKLVSMAMDRHDKEKEMAAFLLSTLYADVIDPPEVYRGFNKLVTSADDLSVDIPDAVDVLAVFVARAIVDDILPPAFLKKQMNLLPDDSKGVEVLRKAEKSYLAAPLHAEVVEKRWGGADNWTAEDVKGRINELLKEYVMSGDKKEAFRCIKGLKVPFFHHEIVKRALIMAMERRKAQEKLLELLKEATEVGLINSTQVTKGFSRIIDLIEDLSLDIPEARSVLQCFISKAASEGWLCASSLKTLSADSGEKLLENSKASVFKDKVKSIVREYFLSGDALEVVHCLETELGACSSQLRAIFVKYLITLAMDRKKREKEMACVLLSSLDFPAKDVRKAFSMLIESADDTALDNPVVVEDLAMFLARAVVDEVLAPRDLDELLSQPGSSVGEKVIQTAKTLLKARLSGERILRCWGGGGVETNSPGCTASEVKEKIQVLLEEYVSGGELGEACRCVKELGMPFFHHEVVKKSVVRIIEEQEKKERVWKLLKVCFESGLVTIYQMTKGFKRVGESVEDLCLDVPDAWEKFKSCVERAKVEGFLDESFAFEEEAQGVKDKGSSSSAAT; encoded by the exons ATGGAGTCCAACAACCAGCAGCAGCATCAACAACTTGTAGCCTCTAAAACGGATCCTCTCTCCATTTCTCAATTGaacatatcttcttcttcttcttcgccatTGCCTCAGGTCAACATGGCGGAGGAACTTTTAAAGAGTCATAGACATTCTCTTTCTCCTAATGAAGGCCTCCCCTCAAAAG AAGCTTGGGAAGAGTCTCTTGGCGTTGTAGATGATGACGACTCTACCGACCCAAACTATGACACCATCGAG GGCAACAATGGACATTCAGATCCAACAAGCTTCGATGCAGATTTATGCGAGTACAAGAAAAAAGCCACGATCATCGTCGAGGAATACTTCAGCACCAACGATGTTGTCTCAGTTGCTAACGAGCTCAAAGAGCTTGGAATGGCCGAGTACCGTTACTACTTCGTCAAGAAGCTAGTCTCCATGGCCATGGACAGGCACGACAAGGAGAAAGAAATGGCTGCGTTTCTCTTGTCCACCCTCTACGCCGATGTCATCGACCCTCCAGAGGTTTACAGAGGCTTCAACAAGCTGGTCACTTCCGCAGACGATCTCTCCGTAGACATCCCAGACGCTGTCGATGTTCTTGCTGTCTTTGTGGCTCGTGCCATCGTCGACGACATCCTCCCTCCTGCGTTTCTCAAGAAGCAGATGAACTTGCTCCCTGACGACTCCAAAGGTGTGGAGGTGTTGAGGAAGGCTGAGAAGAGCTATCTAGCGGCTCCGCTTCATGCGGAAGTCGTTGAGAAGAGATGGGGAGGGGCTGATAACTGGACGGCTGAGGACGTGAAAGGGAGGATCAACGAGCTGTTGAAAGAGTATGTGATGAGCGGAGACAAGAAGGAGGCTTTCAGATGCATCAAAGGGTTGAAAGTCCCTTTCTTCCATCACGAGATTGTCAAAAGAGCGCTGATCATGGCCATGGAGAGGCGCAAGGCGCAAGAGAAGCTGTTAGAGTTGCTGAAAGAAGCGACTGAGGTTGGTTTGATAAACTCCACTCAGGTGACTAAAGGGTTTAGCAGAATCATTGATCTGATTGAAGATTTGTCTCTTGACATACCTGAGGCGCGTAGTGTGTTACAGTGTTTTATCTCAAAGGCTGCTTCTGAAGGATGGTTGTGTGCTTCTTCTCTCAAAACGCTCTCCGCTGATTCAGGTGAGAAGTTACTTGAAAACTCCAAGGCTAGTGTGTTTAAAGACAAGGTTAAGTCGATTGTCCGAGAATATTTCCTGTCGGGTGACGCTTTGGAGGTTGTGCATTGTCTTGAAACCGAGCTGGGTGCGTGTTCGAGTCAGCTGCGTGCGATCTTTGTAAAGTATCTGATAACTCTAGCGATGGataggaagaagagagagaaagagatggcTTGTGTTCTTCTCTCGTCTCTTGACTTCCCTGCCAAAGACGTCAGAAAAGCATTCTCGATGCTGATTGAATCTGCCGACGACACTGCTTTAGACAACCCGGTGGTGGTTGAAGACCTGGCCATGTTCTTAGCCAGAGCTGTGGTTGACGAGGTGTTAGCTCCACGTGATTTGGACGAGCTCTTGAGCCAGCCAGGCTCAAGCGTGGGGGAGAAAGTGATTCAGACGGCGAAGACGTTGCTGAAAGCGCGTTTGTCCGGTGAAAGGATCTTGCGTTGCTGGGGAGGAGGAGGGGTTGAAACAAACTCTCCGGGGTGCACTGCGAGCGAAGTGAAGGAGAAGATTCAGGTGCTTCTTGAAGAGTATGTATCTGGTGGAGAGTTGGGAGAAGCTTGCAGGTGCGTGAAGGAGCTTGGGATGCCGTTTTTCCACCACGAGGTTGTGAAGAAGTCGGTGGTGAGGATCATAGAGGAGCAGGAGAAGAAGGAGAGGGTGTGGAAGCTGCTGAAAGTGTGTTTTGAGTCGGGGCTGGTGACGATTTATCAGATGACAAAGGGGTTTAAGAGGGTGGGCGAGTCGGTTGAGGATCTGTGTTTGGATGTCCCTGATGCTTGGGAGAAGTTTAAAAGTTGCGTGGAGAGAGCCAAGGTTGAAGGGTTCTTGGACGAATCGTTTGCTTTTGAGGAGGAAGCACAAGGTGTGAAAGACAAGGGCTCGTCTTCGTCTGCAGCAACCTGA
- the LOC106398713 gene encoding glutathione S-transferase T3-like, giving the protein MDSRHPYSQSSSYLGLLNSQHESVLHENFSYESFPYGASEIPPFSAPTLPEDTPVDRRERRKWTPADDEVLISAWLNTSKDAVVGNDQKSGTFWKRVGEYVAASPHGREGGEKRENLHCKQRWHKINDLTNKFCGAFAAAERQITSGQNDNDVLKVAHDIFYSDHKSKFTLEHVWCVLRYEQKWLNLNTPKATASSKRRIGETGSQTSTTNVGDHETRPEGIKAAKAKRNNGQVNSLAEYTSIWEMKKEDLAMKEKLSKLAILDTLLAKKEPLSEAEEVVKNKLLAQYF; this is encoded by the coding sequence ATGGATTCAAGGCATCCATATAGCCAGTCTTCTAGTTATTTAGGCCTCCTTAACAGTCAACACGAAAGTGTTCTCCATGAGAACTTTTCGTATGAGAGTTTCCCTTATGGAGCTTCTGAAATCCCTCCTTTCAGCGCCCCAACTCTACCTGAAGACACACCAGTGGACCGTAGGGAGAGAAGGAAGTGGACACCAGCTGATGACGAGGTTCTAATCAGTGCGTGGCTAAACACATCTAAGGATGCTGTTGTGGGTAATGATCAAAAGTCAGGGACCTTCTGGAAACGAGTAGGGGAATATGTTGCAGCAAGTCCTCACGGTAGAGAGGGTGGTGAAAAGAGAGAGAATCTCCattgtaagcagaggtggcacAAAATCAATGATCTCACTAACAAGTTCTGTGGTGCATTTGCGGCTGCGGAGAGACAAATTACCAGTGGTCAAAACGACAATGATGTTCTAAAGGTGGCTCATGACATCTTCTACTCTGACCACAAATCCAAATTTACACTTGAGCATGTGTGGTGTGTGTTGAGGTATGAACAGAAATGGCTTAACCTTAACACCCCTAAAGCTACTGCCAGTTCGAAGAGAAGAATTGGTGAGACAGGTTCCCAAACTTCAACCACCAATGTTGGTGATCATGAGACAAGGCCTGAAGGTATCAAGGCTGCAAAAGCTAAAAGGAATAATGGTCAAGTGAATTCTCTTGCTGAGTATACGAGCATTTGGGAAATGAAGAAGGAGGATTTGGCGATGAAGGAGAAACTGTCAAAGCTGGCCATACTAGACACTCTCCTTGCCAAAAAAGAACCCCTCAGTGAGGCTGAAGAAGTTGTCAAGAACAAACTTCTCGCCCAGTATTTTTGA